The Coffea arabica cultivar ET-39 chromosome 1e, Coffea Arabica ET-39 HiFi, whole genome shotgun sequence genome has a window encoding:
- the LOC113718232 gene encoding uncharacterized protein isoform X3, producing MANPPNVELEAAKFLHKLIQDSTDEPTKLATKLYVILQHMKSSGKENSMPYQVISRAMETVIKQNGLDIEALMSSRLPLAAGPQAGESGSSHVAGSSQRTGVIKDPKSSLTANEMSKTDSYSSGVSLVGPTAAGHDIYQGSANMMGGAGKVRGLTPGATASYQPVEAGMSVPMQFASSSFANQGFAAKMNKDGMEAFAAAPSMDLYAGKNIAGKIMEHEGTSLPIPNKLNQGAIPSNVPETSMIPSSALRDTGKSPVAQAPVSGLPFKEHHLKQLRAQCLVFLAFRNGLMPKKLHLEIALGNFFPKEGPQAGGNFLKDADNNASMKEDKSGYHAMPSEHAEDSRQHSALRRRLEAEMPKQETSESQASSLRGIQSDSNSRSIPVSIHEDDSGNNHQQIVISHHAPLVTGRSKTMKHDVSFWNGNGCQMEASGLTHASQQQRKENFANQCQNAAESNGLGHRDTDSDLPSVPLREQWKPISGMDGQNNILMPVKDSDIVLRNVLPAQETDTEEEDAPANADRPPSPKYTTSEKWILDRQKRKLLNEKMWALKQQKTEQKKIAVCSAKLKESVSSSEDIFAKTKSVIELKKLQLLELQRRLRSDILNDFFKPIAPEMDRLKSIKKHRIGRRSKQLERYEQKMKEERQKRIRERQKEFFSEVEVHRERLEDVFKMKRERWKGFNKYVREFHKRKERIHREKIDRIQREKINLLKINDVEGYLRMVQDAKSDRVKQLLKETEKYLQKLGTKLQEAKSIDVDESRTATTVEKNEISVENEDETDQAKHYLESNEKYYMIAHSVKENVLEQPTILVGGKLREYQMNGLRWLVSLYNNQLNGILADEMGLGKTVQVISLMCYLMETKYDRGPFLVVVPSSVLPGWESEISFWAPGIHKIVYSGPPEERRRLFKEQIVHQKFNVLLTTYEYLMNKHDKPKLSKIQWRYIIIDEGHRIKNASCKLNADLKHYRSNHRLLLTGTPLQNNLEELWALLNFLLPNIFNSSEDFSQWFNKPFESNGDNSPDEALLSEEENLLIINRLHQVLRPFVLRRLKHKVENQLPEKIERLIRCEASAYQKLLMKRVEENLGAIGTSKARSVHNSVMELRNICNHPYLSQLHVEEVHDWIPKHYLPTFIRLCGKLEMLDRLLPKLKATDHRVLLFSTMTRLLDVMEDYLCWKQYKYLRLDGHTSGGDRGALIEQFNQPGSPFFIFLLSIRAGGVGVNLQAADTVIIFDTDWNPQVDLQAQARAHRIGQKRDVLVLRLETVQTVEEQVRASAEHKLGVANQSITAGFFDNNTSAEDRREYLESLLRECKKEEASPVLGDDALNDLIARSESEIDIFESVDKKRREEEMGAWRKLVIESGAEDRECLPPLPSRLLTDDDLKLFYEAMKISEAPPQVVASNSGMKRKSDYLGGLDTRQYGRGKRAREVRSYEEQWTEEEFEKMCQADSPGSPQVKEEIIEKKLSAVISDCVMLTGETQAQMPQQPLNPIVQPAAEPSKEVTPPSKRGRGRPRRTPTTTELLPSPGALLASSGVQPMNAMPKTENVSCSQVVSLSEGLQDLAPENSFTVTVQQIVVGSDPGVQSVSLPPVTPAVPPTTLPCPSTPVQGRGRGRKAQSAGEAPRRRGKRLNTVVVPSPTLTAISKPEFETLVEGASSSLRACNPDPASQPSNAVHNTEKRTLVSHVPLLSSSAMSKSDLGSQEVSVLNSTMPVSDAFPCSLVMAAPNSSSIPTDAFPSSLVTAGVTQQDPLARTALAVNPVPAPPFPSVISGSQSTALAHPAPARGRGRGCKAQSGAEAPRRRGKRQNLQTPVSFEVSIDQDPRSVEPPEKKSRVSVGRRPTTRNKQEHDGLKQANVSVPSQSITDSVIGKFDTRPENGAQKPTDITQLDASKNFVDSVGPLVDNKQDNGVLKPVNIVQTVASQGSAEPSSDEMNKDHENQTQDKTNSILSNASQNMKYLPMGQVCDGKPESEVRLINSGNSDASRVFTDPPTIKEGKDETESEGRRLKDIQLDLSTGFGDSSVASISQYKQGNTAEKEMNIILSDPCQSREDGTPAQASEAEDNRTDKSACDVEADASQFIADPSRGHRQESEAEGQANTGQMVASQSFLDPAGVQVNTSVQKNDAPIVDNVVELDSSQNIAYSPAVEVQDNQGTEAQKDIDIQLETAAILSGSVPIIESADDRCCCEHRKEVEDEMEEENRTDTSACDVESHASQFIADPSRGRGQEREAEGQTNTGQTDACQSVLDPAVVQVNASLQKNDSPIVDNVVESDSPRNIADPLDVEFQDNQGTEAQKDTDIQSDTTAILSGSVPIIESAGDRCRSERGKEVGYEMEEVESSFLDLHPTISASVTPVSGLLHRSVDQAKTEEQVAKDSFPDPGCVSAPPTKENAARDKNVALKKSDDFCAELETKKEEIKEAGVNDFLALKPEVDAKILLQENSHSLVVVEPIVVASSSSVCNPENQSGKERAKSKFLDDSVVSDPGLTENTIYSDKGADNPLLLMSSDSDLLTLNDQRCDGKTCATVPTFASMGSSGAVVMFENPSGKLSDGEVEQKGSVDRSQTSDLLEEGTTAPDSEILEDISEIHSKKTFPEENKKQDNLLSQDSVSVLFSAENVASVLDNAQNKSQDICQNVDGNDPESKGSGLDEVVLFKHELTRAGEIKQKDSAFDGPQTSDLLNEAIAASDSGALTEISHCDKIATDQYEKQDTVPCQDSISVVSSIENVVSVVDQAPENSQDTCQKEDGNDLKRKATGLVEVSVLKNELTMTLETSSQTLRASEVAPVLDTTVKETRNQATEEDANGRGSKDSSVMESVVPKPEVSEVEACPGKADAEGLQSRGCFVESANAPVSMYGIANNQSLVQNTSSTRSSLEIEEVVADLPNEECVKQADDQFQVGQVGTTITEAFVPAPDSGDFVSKSSSMIVTELREDFEVKKSSITCDGTTEEKSDFQASEDYATEVLETRNMEVEPDASLAFETFKGIEERVVSNAEINVTSHSPNEGKSENLVDSKIIEEKPVKDIDREVTEFTVQTSNLKDDLPEMAEVDCDSRTDDSGKHESQDSILEKDSATTAMVSGAQTLEEMTSSTCLVLETNRLNGNNEQSENEADLQHFEEIIPINISKEVSVSCMKSVNLIDALPEMAVGEDDSKRADSEILAATDHILENVSVSTLEATRVQNLEETTPSTILVLETEGLVVQPPKKNCDEQSDKDIEMVEDGSVPDLSASSIAAAECCEIDTKSATNLLENMVDSIQSAEEEASLPLEIASQDVTPAEVAEKSEIGSGRNFVAEAHGSENAEMDDTLVAAAEASEPKPYVNLGTTESKDASTNMENMAGFRQNIEEEAPQAPPSMEIASEDVTPAETLADKSEVGSGRDDDDEVKGSKRAELVKVVVTDAEASEPQPCMDAGAPENKDGSANLLENRVNSRQSSEDEASSSLEIASQDATPAEFLAEKSEIGSGGDFVAGVQGSGRTQLDKTVVADAETSETQPHTYGEASESEDSSASLLDKIVDSRQSIGEEASLSSVMASQDVTPAEVFVENSENGCGRESVAAVQGTSRAELDKTVVAYTEASGPQPCTNQGASESKDGLQQLVEEYSDMASDM from the exons ATGGCGAATCCACCTAATGTGGAGCTGGAAGCGGCAAAATTCTTGCATAAACTTATTCAAGACTCTACAGATGAGCCAACAAAGCTGGCAACAAAGCTTTATGTG ATTTTGCAACACATGAAATCTAGTGGGAAGGAGAATTCAATGCCCTACCAAGTAATATCTAG GGCCATGGAGACTGTGATTAAGCAAAATGGCCTTGACATTGAAGCTTTAATGTCATCAAGGCTCCCTCTCGCTGCTGGACCACAAGCAGGAGAATCTGGATCATCCCATGTTGCAG GTTCTTCACAGAGGACGGGGGTTATAAAGGACCCCAAGTCAAGCTTGACTGCAAATGAGATGTCTAAAACTGATTCCTATAGCTCAGGCGTGTCGCTTGTTGGTCCAACTGCTGCTGGGCATGATATATATCAAGGATCAGCCAATATGATGG GTGGAGCTGGCAAGGTACGTGGACTGACACCTGGTGCTACTGCTTCATATCAGCCAGTAGAAGCAGGGATGTCAGTACCTATGCAGTTTGCAAGTTCTTCATTTGCTAATCAGGGTTTTGCTGCAAAGATGAATAAGGATGGAATGGAAGCTTTTGCAGCTGCACCATCAATGGATCTTTATGCAGGCAAGAACATTGCTGGAAAGATAATGGAACATGAAGGAACCAGTCTACCTATTCCTAATAAGTTAAATcag GGGGCAATTCCAAGTAACGTTCCAGAAACAAGTATGATACCAAGTTCAGCTTTAAGAGATACTGGAAAATCTCCTGTTGCTCAGGCTCCTGTTTCTGGCTTGCCTTTTAAGGAACATCATCTGAAACAGCTTAGAGCTCAATGCCTTGTGTTTTTAGCTTTCAG AAATGGTTTGATGCCGAAGAAACTTCATCTTGAAATTGCTCTTGGAAACTTCTTCCCTAAAGAAG GGCCTCAAGCAGgaggaaattttttaaaagatgCCGATAATAATGCAAGCATGAAGGAAGATAAAAGTGGTTACCATGCCATGCCATCTGAACATGCTGAAGATAGCAGACAGCATTCAGCTTTAAGAAGGAGATTGGAGGCTGAAATGCCAAAGCAAGAAACATCAGAATCACAGGCATCTTCACTCAGAGGTATACAATCTGATTCTAATTCAAGGAGTATACCTGTTAGTATTCATGAGGATGATTCAGGGAACAATCATCAACAAATTGTAATTTCACACCATGCTCCCTTAGTCACGGGGAGAAGTAAGACAATGAAGCATGATGTAAGTTTTTGGAATGGAAATGGATGCCAAATGGAGGCTTCAGGTCTGACACATGCATCACAACAACAAAGAAAAGAGAATTTTGCTAATCAATGTCAGAATGCCGCTGAAAGCAATGGTCTAGGACATCGAGATACCGATAGTGACTTGCCTAGTGTACCATTAAGGGAACAGTGGAAACCTATTTCAGGAATGGATGGCCAAAATAACATACTAATGCCGGTGAAGGATTCTGATATAGTACTAAGAAATGTTTTGCCAG CACAAGAAACTGATacagaagaggaagatgctccTGCAAATGCTGATAGGCCTCCATCTCCAAAGTATACAACATCAGAAAAATGGATATTGGATCGACAGAAAAGGAAACTTCTCAATGAGAAAATGTGGGCATTGAAACAGCAGAAAACAGAGCAGAAAAAGATTGCTGTTTGTTCTGCCAAGCTAAAG GAAAGTGTGAGTTCATCTGAAGATATTTTTGCTAAAACAAAAAGTGTGATTGAATTGAAGAAGCTTCAGTTATTGGAATTGCAACGTCGTCTTCGGAG TGACATTTTGAATGACTTTTTCAAACCAATAGCACCTGAAATGGACCGTCTCAAGTCGATCAAAAAACATAGAATTGGAAGGAGATCAAAACAACTTGAGAGGTATGAACAGAAAATGAAGGAAGAGCGACAAAAGAGAATTCGTGAGAGGCAGAAGGAATTCTTCAGCGAAGTAGAGGTTCATAG GGAAAGACTGGAAGATGTATTCAAAATGAAAAGAGAACGCTGGAAAGGTTTCAATAAGTATGTGAGGGAATTCCATAAGAGGAAGGAACGCATACATCGAGAGAAGATTGATAGGATCCAGCGTGAGAAGattaatttattaaaaatcaatGACGTTGAGGGGTATCTTCGGATGGTCCAG GATGCCAAATCAGATCGTGTAAAACAACTACTTAAAGAGACTGAAAAATATCTTCAAAAGCTTGGAACCAAACTGCAGGAAGCAAAGTCAATCGATGTAGATGAGAGCAGAACAGCTACTACTGTGGAGAAAAATGAGATTTCAGTTGAGAATGAAGATGAAACAGACCAAGCAAAG CATTACTTGGAAAGCAATGAGAAATACTATATGATTGCTCACAG TGTAAAAGAGAATGTATTGGAGCAGCCAACCATTCTTGTGGGTGGGAAATTAAGAGA aTACCAAATGAATGGGCTTAGGTGGCTGGTTTCACTTTACAACAACCAATTGAATGGTATTCTTGCTGACGAAATGGGCCTTGGTAAAACTGTTCAG GTTATTTCTCTTATGTGTTACCTCATGGAGACTAAATATGATAGAGGACCGTTTTTAGTAGTTGTGCCTTCTTCTGTGCTACCTGGGTGGGAGTCAGAAATTAGCTTCTGGGCACCAGGCATCCACAAAATTGTGTATTCTGGACCACCAGAGGAGCGGCGTAGGCTATTTAA GGAACAAATTGTTCATCAGAAATTTAATGTTCTATTGACGACATATGAGTATTTGATGAACAAGCATGACAAGCCAAAACtgagcaaaatacaatggcgtTATATCATCATCGATGAAGGGCATCGTATAAAGAATGCTTCCTGCAAGTTGAATGCGGACTTGAAGCACTACAGAAGTAATCATAGATTGCTGTTGACTGGAACTCCGCTGCAG AACAATCTTGAGGAGCTTTGGGCACTGCTCAACTTCTTGCTGCCAAATATTTTTAATTCTTCAGAGGACTTCTCCCAGTGGTTTAACAAACCTTTTGAGAGTAATGGCGACAATTCTCCTGATGAG GCTTTACTATCCGAGGAAGAGAATCTTTTGATCATAAATCGCCTTCATCAAGTTTTACGTCCATTTGTCCTTCGGCGATTGAAGCACAAG GTTGAAAATCAGTTGCCTGAGAAGATTGAGAGATTGATTAGGTGTGAAGCATCTGCCTATCAGAAACTTTTAATGAAGAGGGTAGAAGAGAATCTTGGTGCAATTGGAACATCAAAG GCCCGATCGGTGCATAACTCTGTGATGGAGCTCCGGAACATCTGCAATCACCCCTACCTTAGTCAACTTCATGTAGAAGAG GTTCATGACTGGATACCGAAGCATTATCTGCCAACCTTTATAAGACTTTGTGGGAAGCTTGAGATGCTAGATCGCTTATTGCCCAAACTAAAGGCAACTGATCATCGG GTTCTTCTTTTCTCAACAATGACTAGGCTGCTTGATGTCATGGAGGACTATCTTTGCTGGAAGCAATATAAGTATCTACGCTTAGACGGACACACATCTGGAGGTGATCGAGGAGCGCTGATTGAGCAGTTCAATCAACCTGGTTctccattttttatatttttacttAG TATTCGAGCTGGAGGTGTTGGGGTTAATCTCCAAGCTGCTGATACTGTGATAATTTTTGACACAGATTGGAATCCTCAG GTTGATCTGCAAGCACAGGCAAGAGCTCATAGGATTGGACAAAAGAGAGATGTTCTTGTTCTTCGACTTGAAACG GTTCAAACTGTAGAGGAACAAGTAAGAGCTTCAGCAGAACACAAACTAGGAGTTGCAAATCAGAGCATCACTGCCGGCTTTTTTGATAATAATACCAG TGCAGAAGATAGAAGAGAATACTTGGAGTCCCTTCTGCGGGagtgcaagaaggaagaagctTCACCTGTTTTGGGTGATGATGCTTTGAATGATCTTATAGCCCGCAG TGAATCAGAAATTGATATATTTGAATCGGTCGACAAAAAAAGGCGAGAAGAAGAGATG GGGGCATGGAGGAAGCTGGTCATAGAGAGTGGGGCTGAAGATCGTGAGTGCTTACCTCCCTTGCCTTCTCGACTTCTCACTGATGACGACCTCAAATTATTCTATGAAGCAATGAAGATATCTGAAGCACCACCACAAGTGGTGGCTTCTAATAGTGGAATGAAAAGGAAGAGTGATTACCTTGGGGGCCTTGATACTCGCCAGTATGGAAGAGGAAAACGAGCGAGAGAG GTACGATCCTATGAAGAGCAATGGACTGAGGAAGAATTTGAAAAAATGTGCCAAGCTGATTCACCAGGATCCCCTCAAGTGAAGGAGGAGATCATAGAAAAGAAATTGTCAGCCGTTATTAGTGACTGTGTCATGTTGACTGGTGAAACACAGGCACAGATGCCACAGCAACCACTGAACCCTATTGTTCAGCCAGCGGCAGAACCAAGCAAAGAGGTAACTCCACCATCTAAACGCGGACGTGGTAGGCCAAGAAGAACACCAACTACTACGGAATTATTGCCCTCTCCAGGGGCTCTTCTAGCATCTTCTGGAGTACAACCAATGAATGCTATGCCCAAGACGGAAAATGTCTCCTGCTCTCAGGTGGTTTCTCTTTCTGAAGGTTTGCaagatttggctcctgagaacaGCTTCACTGTGACTGTCCAGCAAATTGTCGTGGGAAGTGATCCTGGAGTGCAGTCAGTTTCTCTACCTCCTGTTACTCCTGCAGTTCCGCCTACTACTCTTCCGTGCCCTTCCACACCTGTACAAGGAAGGGGCCGAGGTCGTAAGGCACAATCTGCTGGAGAAGCCCCAAGACGTAGAGGTAAGAGACTGAATACTGTAGTTGTTCCTTCTCCAACACTGACAGCAATAAGCAAGCCTGAGTTTGAGACCCTGGTAGAAGGAGCTTCAAGCTCTTTGAGAGCCTGTAATCCTGATCCTGCATCTCAACCTTCAAATGCGGTACACAATACTGAAAAACGGACTCTGGTTTCACATGTTCCTCTTCTGTCATCTTCTGCGATGAGCAAATCAGACTTGGGATCTCAAGAAGTGTCTGTTTTGAACTCAACAATGCCAGTTTCTGATGCTTTTCCCTGCTCTTTGGTTATGGCTGCTCCAAATTCCTCAAGTATACCTACTGATGCTTTTCCTAGTTCTTTGGTCACTGCTGGTGTTACTCAACAAGATCCCCTTGCAAGGACTGCTCTTGCTGTTAATCCAGTCCCAGCTCCTCCTTTTCCTTCTGTTATTTCTGGTTCACAGTCTACTGCCCTTGCCCATCCTGCACCAGCGCGAGGCAGAGGACGAGGCTGCAAGGCTCAAAGTGGAGCAGAGGCACCTAGACGCAGAGGAAAGAGACAGAATCTTCAAACACCTGTTTCTTTTGAAGTATCAATTGATCAGGATCCAAGATCAGTTGAACCTCCTGAAAAAAAATCCAGGGTGTCTGTTGGGAGGAGGCCCACCACGAGAAATAAGCAGGAGCATGATGGTTTGAAACAGGCAAATGTCTCGGTTCCTTCCCAAAGTATTACTGATTCTGTGATTGGAAAATTTGATACTAGGCCAGAAAATGGGGCTCAAAAACCAACGGACATTACCCAGTTAGATGCATCTAAAAACTTTGTGGATTCTGTTGGACCCCTTGTTGATAATAAGCAGGATAATGGAGTTTTGAAACCAGTTAATATTGTTCAAACAGTTGCATCTCAAGGCAGTGCAGAACCTTCTTCCGATGAAATGAATAAAGATCATGAGAATCAAACTCAAGATAAAACCAATTCTATACTGTCAAATGCATCTCAAAACATGAAGTATCTTCCTATGGGTCAAGTTTGTGATGGTAAACCAGAAAGTGAAGTGAGACTAATAAACAGCGGCAACTCTGATGCATCCAGGGTATTTACTGATCCTCCCACGAttaaagaaggtaaagatgagaCAGAAAGTGAAGGTAGGAGACTTAAAGATATCCAATTGGATTTATCTACTGGATTTGGGGATTCTTCAGTCGCAAGCATAAGCCAGTATAAACAGGGGAATACAGCTGAGAAAGAGATGAACATTATACTGTCTGATCCATGTCAGAGCAGAGAAGATGGTACCCCAGCCCAAGCTAGTGAGGCGGAGGATAACAGAACCGATAAATCAGCTTGTGATGTTGAGGCTGATGCATCTCAGTTCATTGCAGATCCTTCCAGGGGACACAGGCAGGAGAGTGAAGCCGAGGGGCAAGCAAATACCGGTCAAATGGTTGCATCTCAAAGTTTTTTAGATCCTGCTGGAGTACAAGTTAATACTAGTGTGCAAAAGAATGATGCTCCCATAGTGGATAATGTTGTGGAATTGGATTCATCTCAAAATATTGCATATTCCCCAGCTGTTGAGGTCCAGGATAATCAGGGAACAGAAGCTCAGAAGGACATTGATATTCAATTGGAAACTGCTGCTATACTTTCTGGATCAGTTCCCATAATTGAGAGTGCAGATGATAGGTGTTGCTGTGAACATAGGAAGGAAGTTGAGGATGAGATGGAAGAGGAGAACAGAACTGATACATCAGCTTGTGATGTTGAGTCTCATGCATCTCAGTTCATTGCAGATCCTTCCAGGGGACGGGGGCAGGAGAGAGAAGCTGAGGGGCAAACAAATACTGGTCAAACGGATGCATGTCAAAGTGTCTTAGATCCTGCTGTTGTACAAGTTAATGCAAGTTTGCAAAAGAATGATTCTCCCATAGTGGATAATGTTGTGGAATCAGATTCACCTCGAAACATTGCAGATCCCTTAGATGTTGAGTTCCAGGATAATCAGGGAACTGAAGCTCAGAAAGACACTGATATTCAGTCAGATACTACTGCTATACTTTCTGGGTCAGTTCCCATAATTGAGAGTGCAGGTGATAGATGTCGCAGTGAACGTGGGAAGGAAGTTGGGTATGAGATGGAAGAGGTGGAGAGCTCCTTTTTGGATCTACATCCAACTATTTCAGCTTCAGTCACCCCAGTTTCTGGTCTGTTGCACAGATCTGTTGATCAAGCTAAAACTGAGGAACAGGTTGCAAAAGATTCTTTTCCAGATCCAGGCTGTGTGTCAGCTCCGCCAACAAAGGAAAATGCAGCTCGAGATAAAAACGTTGCTTTGAAAAAGTCTGATGATTTCTGTGCAGaacttgaaactaaaaaagaagaaatcaagGAGGCAGGTGTAAATGATTTTCTTGCCTTAAAGCCTGAGGTGGATGCGAAAATTCtcttgcaagaaaattcacattctTTGGTGGTGGTTGAACCGATTGTTGTAGCCTCAAGCTCTAGTGTGTGCAATCCTGAAAATCAATCAGGTAAGGAGCGTGCAAAAAGTAAGTTTCTGGATGATTCCGTTGTTTCAGACCCTGGATTGACTGAGAATACAATTTACTCTGACAAAGGTGCAGACAACCCACTTTTGCTGATGTCAAGTGATTCAGACCTTTTGACACTGAATGATCAAAGGTGTGATGGTAAGACTTGTGCAACTGTACCAACTTTTGCATCGATGGGTTCAAGTGGTGCAGTTGTTATGTTTGAAAATCCAAGTGGAAAGCTTAGTGATGGAGAAGTTGAGCAAAAGGGCTCTGTTGACAGATCTCAAACCTCAGATTTATTGGAAGAGGGAACAACTGCTCCTGATTCTGAGATTTTGGAGGATATATCTGAGATTCATTCTAAGAAAACATTCCCCGAAGAGAACAAGAAGCAAGACAATCTTCTGAGTCAGGATTCTGTTTCAGTTTTATTTTCTGCTGAGAATGTGGCTTCTGTACTGGATAATGCTCAAAATAAGTCACAGGATATATGTCAAAATGTAGATGGAAATGATCCAGAGAGCAAAGGTTCTGGTTTGGATGAGGTCGTCTTGTTCAAGCATGAGTTGACTCGTGCTGGGGAAATCAAGCAAAAGGATTCTGCTTTTGATGGACCCCAAACCTCAGATTTGTTGAACGAGGCAATAGCTGCTTCTGATTCTGGGGCTTTGACAGAGATATCTCATTGTGATAAAATTGCCACAGATCAGTATGAGAAGCAAGACACTGTTCCGTGTCAGGATTCGATTTCAGTTGTATCTTCTATTGAGAATGTGGTTTCTGTTGTGGATCAAGCTCCAGAAAACTCACAGGACACATGTCAAAAGGAAGATGGAAATGACCTTAAGAGGAAAGCTACTGGTTTGGTTGAGGTTTCTGTATTAAAGAATGAGTTGACCATGACACTGGAAACTTCATCTCAAACTCTGAGAGCTTCAGAAGTGGCTCCGGTATTAGATACTACTGTAAAAGAAACTAGGAATCAGGCCACAGAAGAGGATGCTAATGGACGGGGGAGTAAAGATTCTTCTGTAATGGAGTCTGTTGTTCCTAAGCCTGAAGTGTCAGAGGTTGAAGCTTGTCCTGGGAAAGCAGATGCTGAAGGGCTTCAAAGCAGAGGCTGTTTTGTGGAGAGTGCCAATGCTCCTGTTTCAATGTATGGCATAGCAAATAACCAATCTTTGGTTCAAAATACATCCTCCACCCGTTCATCTCTTGAAATTGAAGAAGTGGTAGCTGATCTTCCAAATGAAGAATGTGTGAAACAGGCTGATGATCAATTTCAGGTGGGACAGGTTGGAACAACTATAACTGAGGCTTTTGTTCCAGCACCTGATAGCGGTGATTTTGTTAGTAAATCATCATCAATGATTGTTACTGAGCTAAGAGAGGATTTTGAGGTGAAAAAATCTTCAATTACTTGTGATGGAACAACTGAAGAGAAGTCTGATTTTCAAGCTAGTGAAGATTATGCAACTGAAGTGCTAGAGACCAGGAATATGGAGGTTGAACCAGATGCAAGCCTTGCATTTGAGACCTTTAAGGGCATAGAAGAGAGGGTTGTTTCAAATGCTGAAATAAATGTCACCAGTCATAGTCCCAATGAaggaaaatctgaaaatttggTTGACTCCAAAATTATCGAAGAAAAGCCTGTGAAGGATATTGATAGAGAAGTTACTGAATTTACCGTGCAGACTAGCAACTTGAAGGATGATCTGCCTGAGATGGCTGAGGTTGATTGTGATTCTAGAACAGATGATTCAGGAAAACATGAAAGCCAAGACAGCATACTAGAAAAGGACTCTGCTACAACTGCTATGGTAAGTGGTGCTCAAACTTTGGAGGAAATGACATCCTCAACTTGTTTAGTGCTCGAGACAAACAGACTTAATGGTAATAATGAGCAATCTGAAAATGAGGCAGACTTGCAACATTTTGAAGAAATCATTCCAATTAATATTAGTAAAGAGGTCAGTGTATCCTGTATGAAGAGTGTTAATTTGATTGATGCTCTACCAGAGATGGCTGTGGGTGAAGATGATTCTAAACGAGCTGATTCTGAGATACTTGCAGCCACTGACCACATTCTAGAAAATGTTTCTGTTTCAACACTTGAGGCAACTAGAGTGCAAAATTTGGAGGAAACAACACCATCAACCATTTTAGTGCTTGAGACAGAAGGTTTAGTTGTTCAGCCTCCGAAAAAGAACTGCGACGAGCAATCTGACAAAGATATCGAAATGGTAGAAGATGGAAGTGTCCCTGATTTAAGCGCATCTTCCATTGCAGCAGCCGAGTGTTGTGAAATTGATACCAAGTCTGCCACTAATTTGCTGGAGAATATGGTTGATTCCATACAGAGTGCTGAGGAAGAAGCATCTCTGCCCTTGGAAATAGCTAGTCAAGATGTCACACCTGCTGAAGTGGCTGAGAAGTCCGAGATTGGATCTGGTAGAAATTTTGTAGCTGAAGCACATGGGAGCGAAAATGCTGAAATGGATGACACTCTGGTTGCTGCTGCTGAAGCTAGTGAACCTAAACCTTATGTGAACTTAGGGACAACTGAAAGTAAAGATGCTTCTACTAATATGGAGAACATGGCTGGTTTCAGACAGAACATTGAGGAAGAAGCACCTCAGGCACCTCCATCCATGGAAATAGCTAGTGAAGATGTTACACCTGCTGAAACTCTTGCAGACAAGTCTGAGGTAGGATCTGGAagagatgatgatgatgaagtaAAAGGCAGCAAAAGGGCTGAACTGGTCAAAGTAGTAGTTACAGATGCTGAAGCTAGTGAACCTCAACCTTGTATGGATGCTGGAGCACCTGAAAATAAAGATGGTTCTGCTAATTTGTTGGAGAACAGGGTTAATTCCAGACAGAGCAGTGAGGACGAGGCATCCTCATCGTTGGAAATAGCTAGTCAGGATGCTACGCCTGCTGAATTTCTTGCGGAGAAGTCTGAGATCGGATCTGGAGGAGATTTTGTAGCTGGAGTACAAGGAAGTGGAAGGACTCAACTGGACAAAACTGTTGTTGCAGATGCTGAAACTAGTGAAACTCAACCTCACACTTATGGGGAAGCCTCTGAAAGTGAAGATAGTTCTGCTAGTTTGTTGGACAAAATAGTTGATTCCAGACAGAGCATCGGGGAAGAAGCTTCTTTGTCCTCAGTAATGGCTAGCCAAGATGTTACACCTGCTGAAGTTTTTGTGGAGAATTCTGAGAATGGATGTGGTAGAGAATCTGTAGCTGCTGTACAAGGGACCAGTAGAGCTGAACTGGACAAAACTGTTGTCGCATATACTGAAGCTAGTGGACCTCAACCTTGTACAAATCAGGGAGCATCTGAAAGTAAAGATGGTTTACAACAGCTTGTTGAAGAGTACTCGGACATGGCTAGTGATATGTAG